In Necator americanus strain Aroian chromosome IV, whole genome shotgun sequence, the following proteins share a genomic window:
- a CDS encoding hypothetical protein (NECATOR_CHRIV.G14025.T2), producing MANLYDPIQTPLVLYYAKKHASPKMIITLMLLVFSTVSACDLKTKVISETHHPMWAQFTFHNETTSPVYTFTREGQNYTLHITGLFCNLKPTVLKAYKEAPGPGVKPVGQTSAFIEGMGMLDYLVYWNFPPRMGMRAGVSCGFGDCGSRG from the exons ATGGCGAATCTTTACGATCCGATCCAAACACCCTTAGTGTTGTACTACGCTAAAAAACACGCATCGCCGAA GATGATAATCACGCTCATGCTGCTGGTGTTTTCGACAGTTTCCGCATGCGATTTGAAAACCAAAGTCATCTCTGAAACTCATCATCCGATGTGGGCCCAGTTCACTTTTCACAATGAAACGACTAGCCCAGT CTACACTTTCACAAGAGAAGGCCAGAACTACACGCTTCACATCACAGGATTATTCTGCAACTTGAAGCCTACCGTTTTGAAAGCGTATAAAGAAGCTCCAGGCCCCGGTGTCAAACCGGTCGGGCAGACATCCGCGTTTATAGAAGGAATGGGAATGCTCGATTACTTG gtCTACTGGAACTTTCCGCCACGCATGGGAATGAGAGCCGGAGTTTCATGTGGATTTGGTGATTGCGGGTCGAGAGGATAA
- a CDS encoding hypothetical protein (NECATOR_CHRIV.G14025.T1), with protein MIITLMLLVFSTVSACDLKTKVISETHHPMWAQFTFHNETTSPVYTFTREGQNYTLHITGLFCNLKPTVLKAYKEAPGPGVKPVGQTSAFIEGMGMLDYLVYWNFPPRMGMRAGVSCGFGDCGSRG; from the exons ATGATAATCACGCTCATGCTGCTGGTGTTTTCGACAGTTTCCGCATGCGATTTGAAAACCAAAGTCATCTCTGAAACTCATCATCCGATGTGGGCCCAGTTCACTTTTCACAATGAAACGACTAGCCCAGT CTACACTTTCACAAGAGAAGGCCAGAACTACACGCTTCACATCACAGGATTATTCTGCAACTTGAAGCCTACCGTTTTGAAAGCGTATAAAGAAGCTCCAGGCCCCGGTGTCAAACCGGTCGGGCAGACATCCGCGTTTATAGAAGGAATGGGAATGCTCGATTACTTG gtCTACTGGAACTTTCCGCCACGCATGGGAATGAGAGCCGGAGTTTCATGTGGATTTGGTGATTGCGGGTCGAGAGGATAA